The genomic stretch TAATACTTTAAGTTAATACTCGATGAGTATTTTTTATATCGAGCTTATAGATACATAAGAGATTTGCTTTGAAAGTTGCCTTTGTGTTCCTAAAGGCATACAACCATGTATTATGGTATACAACACTCGTATGGGGACGTGTTATCGGGTTCATTATTGGATATATGGTATCATGCGTTCTTTTTTAGTGGATCAAATCCCATCGACCAGTGTCACACTCCGAATATGAGCCGCCTCCGAAGTCCGAACCATTGTGACCGGCGCATGCTtggttttcttgtgaattcttcttCTTCACGTACACCAAGGGATACGTAGCCGTTGCTTCCCTCCTTGCGCGTCGCATGATTTGAAATCCTGAACCCCGACTCGGCGTCGCAGAACTCAGCCCGCGTTGGCTCGGTACGTGGCAAAAAGGTCCATTCACTATATGCAAAAAGTGCTAGCTCAGTACTGTTAGCCGTCCATTAGAACGGGAACCAACCCTTATCCACCGTTAGATCCCGCGTTCCCCGGATCTCAAAGCTGCTTCTTCGGTGGACTACCATGTAGGCTTTACTTCTCCTACTCGCCCCGTGATTTCTGTCCCGTGTACCCGCCTCGTTATTGATCTGAATGTGGAGCCGGACAGGCCCCACATGATTAGCCAGGCAAGCGGGTACGGGCAAGGGGATATTACTTTTGTAGACCGGGGCAGGAGCCGGGTTTCTGACTCGCCCGAGTTGAGTCACAACGCGCTCGTGGGGAAGGACGGCAGCGAACCGTTTAGATGTTATGTCACGGACGGCCAAGGCCAGGCTCAGCCGAGTCACGGGCCGGGTTGGACCGGGCGAGTTCTTCGAATCACTCTATGATGGCGGTAACGTTGCTATTATGGTTCCACTCTATCTTCCCCTTTCTGTCAACAAAAGCTAGGGCACAAAAAGGAGATCCCTCGGCGGCAGCCCTCCCCAGATCGAAACCCTTCCCTCTCCCCCGTCCCCTCCCTGCTATCCGTCTatcgatctcctcctcctcctctcgctcGATTGGTCGACGCTTGGGAACCAGGAGGGCGGAAGGGAGTCGAGGGCCGCGTGCACGAGAAGGAACCTTGGACGTGTCCATCTCTTCCCTTCCCCGCTAGATCGCTGTTTCGCCGGACGTTTGCAGGTCCTTGGAACTTCCTCGAATACCTCGTTTCGAAAAGTCGGATCTTTAACCTTTCCGGCTTCTTCGTTTTGGTCCCCATCTTTTTCTAGGGTTTCCGCCTCTTTGTCTACCTCTTTTTTCCTTGTTTTGTTTGTTTACGCTTCAATCCGgactctgcttctgcttctgtggtATGGAATATAAATGCACTCCTTTCTAGTCTCCCATCCCCAAATCTGACCTTATGGGATCGGAGGAGGTGATGGGGTCTGTTAACGGAGATAGAGTGGATGAGCAGAGCGTCGTGGAGGTGCGGACGGATCAACGATCCGAGGCTTCTGAGATTGCTGGGTTGGTCATCGAAGCCGGGAATGTTGATGCTAGTGCTCTCGTCGGTAGGTATGTGAGCAAGGAGACTCCTGGAGTCAAGAGACCCCTCGTTGGTAAGGTGGCGTCTTACGTCCACGGAAGTGGATTGTACACTGTCGTCTATGAGGACGGGAATCGTGAGAATTTGGACCGTTTGCAAGTCTCCAAGATCCTCATTGCTGAGGACACCGGGGTAGGCTCAAACATGAAGCTTAGCTGTAGGAAGAGGAAACTCGACCTTCTAGTCTCTTCTGGTTCACAGGACACGAATGTGCCTCCTCCGAGGACAAGGTCCAGGAAGAATGCCCCAGGTGCTTCTGATGGAGCTGACACCTCTTCGCATGGCAGGACAGATTCTGACCTCTCTGACGATGCTGACTCTTCTAGCAATTCCTGTGATTACGTGCAGGGTCCTTCATCCGTCGCATCTCCAGAGATCCATATGTTAGAATTGCCCCCGTCTTCTGGGGATATTCCGATTTCTGAGGAATCAATTAGTTATCTGTTCTCTGTGTATAGTTTCTTAAGATCATTTAACATTCAGTTGTTTTTGAGCCCCTTCGGAATAGATGAGTTTGTTGGATCACTCAAATGTACGGTCCAGAATTCTTTGCTGGATGCCATTCATCTATCGCTTATGCGGGCTTTGAGGCATCATCTTCAAGTGCTTTCTTCTGAGGGTTTGGAGCTCGCTTCAAAATGCTTAAGGTTGTTTTCTCTCTTATTTTTATACTCGCCTAAGTGTTGCTTGTATTCTTTAACTAATTTTGAAGTTTTggcttttcaaattttacagataTTACGATTGGAGTTTGCTTGATGCATTGACTTGGCCAGCTTTCGTAGTTGAGTATCTGTACATAATGGGATATATGAGAGGTCTGGATGGGAAGGAATATGGTGCCATGCTTTCAAATGGCGAGTATTACAGTCTTCCCGTAACAATAAAGCTTAAGGTTTTGCAAATACTATGTGATGATGTAATGGACTCTGCAGAACTCAGAACTGAACTTGAAATGCGTGAGAATTTGGATGATGACGTAGAAGATGGTACTGATATTAACTTTCCACTTGGGGATGGGCCAAGGAATGTGCACTCTAGATCTCTCAAGAATTCTGCTTCTAGGAGCATGTGTGCTCTTCAGGATTCCAAAGAGCCACCAAAGCAAATACCAAGCTCGAAAGTAACGGAATCTAATGCAGATGTTTCTAGTGCTGATACAGATGGTAACAGTGATGAATGTCAGCTCTGTGGTATGGATGGCACTTTGATTTGTTGTGATGGGTGTCCCTCTGCATATCATTCTAGATGTATTGGCCTGAATAAAGCATTTCTACCAGATGGGCCATGGTTTTGTCCAGAATGTACAATTAACAAACTTGGTCCTACATCTTTTAGAGTAGGAAGGAGTATAAAAGGAGCGGAGGCTCTTGGCGTTGATGTTTGTGGACGATTATTCTTGGGAACATGCAATTACTTGCTCGTGTAAGCTTTTCTACTTAGAGCATGTTATATGCAcatgaatttttttgaatttacATATTTTAATTAGACTATTCGACACAATTTATGCTACACTTAGCATATGTATTCTGCTTGCCGGttaattgaagaaaaaaaattctgtTGTGGCATGTGGCATTCTTCTAACACTCTCTTCATTGTGTTATTTCATCTTTCTTTATCTTCTTCTGGTACTCTTCTTTGTTTTCTGATACGTAGTTATATAAATTAGCCACCCTTTTTGCCCCATGTAATTCTCAATTTTCTAGATATGTTTTAGAATTAGCAGAGTGATCTTCCCTGGATCCAAAaccaaaacttcttcaataagaaGAAGGGAACCAACCATGAGGCCGCACATATGTCACGGTCATAGTTTTGCATGTTTTATGTTGCACAGATGTTTGAAGTCACATTTGTCTTATCTTGGCTCATCTTGCTCACCTGTGAGTACTCCTAAAGAATCAATGAAACAACATCAATCATATCTTATAATCTTTTCTTAGATGCTTTATAATGATTCCTCTCAGAACTTTGACTAATTGGATCTGGTATTTCCTAGGTTATCTTTATCATTTGTTTATATTAATTATGCAGGATTGGGACATCATTGAATGCAGAGCCATTTTATAGATACTACAATCAAACCGATGTCACCAAGGTCTTAAGCTTGATGTCTTCAGTTGCAGAAAATTCATCATCATATGCTCATATCTGCAATGAAATATCGAAATACTGGGAGGTTCCAGCATCCACTCTGGAGGCTGGACAAATTAAACCTGTAGGTAATTCTCTGGCTAATGCTGAAACCTTTAAACATGGTGCTCTATTTTCCATTACCTTGATTAAGAGGTCCATTGACAATGTTACAGGGGGAAATCATATTTATACAGATAGAGAGAGTGGTGCAGATGTTGAAGCTGGAGTTCGCAGTTCTGTATTGAACTCAGTGAACCAATTTAGCTTTCCTGAACAGCAGGAGTCTGGTAAAGAAAATTGTAATGATGCTACAGATAAGACAGAATTAGCTTCACATGGAATTTTGTTATTTCCGAGTGATGAACAATTTTCTTCAAAAGTTATTAGTGAGACTGTCCAGAAGATTTTCCCCGATACTCACACAAGATCTAGTAAGCAATTGGGTAATGGATCTATGATGACAACCATGTCATTCTCAAACTTGCCATATGCCTCTCAAAGATCAATAGTACCTGATATTTCAAGTTGCGCCTCAACGAATGAGTATGGAATGTGTAGGGCAGCTGCAGGTAGCTCATACTTTTCCAACAAGAACGATGCTGTTGGTGCGTTTGGTGGAGGCAGACATGGAAGCCAATATTCTGTTGTGCAAGAAAGAAATGATAAAGCCTCAAATAATAGAGTTTTCTTCAACCCTCAGTCTTATGTCAACCAATATATCCATGGTGACATTGCTGCATCTGCAGCTGCTAATTTGGCTATTCTTACAACTGAAGAGAAAAGATTTTCAGATGCTCATATTTCTTCCAACTCCCGGAAAACTGTGGCTGCAAGCATTGCCCTGCAAATGAAAGCATTTTCCAGAGCTACAATGTATTTTTTGTGGCCAACTTATGAGAAGAAACTGATGGACATCCCAAGAGAAAGATGTGGTTGGTGCATTGCATGTAAAGGTTCAATTACAAGCAAAAAGGGATGTTTTTTAAATTTGGCTGCCACCAATGCGATTAAAGGATCTGCTAGAAACATTAATGGACTTCGTCCAACTAAGCATGAAGAAACTCACTTTCCGGTCATCGCAGCACATATAGCAAACATGGAGACAACACTGCATGGTCTAATTGTTGGGTCATTTCTAGATACACAGTATAAGCTGCAATGGCGAAAACTTGTTCGAGAATCCTCCAGCTGCAGGGTCCTGAAATTTCTACTGCTTGAAGTGAGTTTATCAGTAATTTTCTTGCCATCATTGTTACTATGTATTTTTTCCTGTTTCTGTTTGCTTGAGTCTTCTTTGCTGTATACTGCTAACATGCGGCGGTTTGTTTGCATGAGATGACCAATCTCGGTGTTTTTTATTGGCAAAGGATTTTGCTATGGAACATAGGGCTATGTAATGTTTttgacatttcatttttcattcatgGCATGCATTATACATTTTATAATCCTGCATCCATTTCAATAATGAAGTATTTTATGCAAAATGTATATGGTAGTAAAACCTCTGCTTTTTGATGCCCCAGTTAGAGGGATAAGTAGCTTGTCTTGACTTCACTGGAGACTTTTGTCTCTGAGAAAAGAAAATGGAATAGAAGGGGTTTGAGGTGATGGACAATGAGTGATAGGGTTGTGGGAATGACTGAAGATACCTGATTGGTTTATAGAAGGATGAGTTCTAGTTGCAAAAGTAACCCACCTAATGGTCCCACAATTTGCCTAGCTGAGGCCTAAACTTTTAGAAGTCAATATGTTACAACTTATAGAAATCAGGAACTTTTGTACTCGGCAAAGACTCACTGCATACAAAAGAGAGTGAGAAGCATAAGTAGAGGCAAGTGATGCTATTGGCTGCTGCATATCCTTTGACCCATTTGGATGTCTTAATGGTTTCAAAGAAACTAGTAGCTTGGGATCCTTGAGTTAAAAATTGGGGTTACTTAGAGCTGTTAGCACAAGTTAACCAGTGCATGGTTGTTATAATTGAATTGACTAATGAGACATTTGTTTAACTAATTCGTTTTGTTACAGTGTAACTTTAAGTTGCTTATACAAGTTCATCCTCAGTCCTTTTACTGATTATAATTGAATTGACTAATGAGACATTTGTTTAACTAATTCGTGTTGTTACAGTGTGACTTTAAGTTGCTTATACAAGTTCATCTTCAGTCCTTCTACTGAAAATTGTCTTGTTTGGTTATGTTGAGAGGCCTTGATGGGATCAACTCTATCACTACATGCTAACTATCATTTCTTCAGTTGCCTTCACTCAAGAAACACCATTAGCCTGAACCAATCTCTCATATGCATGGGGCATTAACATTGCTGTCCGAGATAGGGGCTTAGATCACTATCATGGATGCTCAATGCAGCTTATGGTGATTCTGTACGCATTTCACACTTTGGGATAGCATTATTCAGCCTCacaagttgtttctgttcatatttGCATAGCTTCAGCTATTCCAACTTTGGTATCCCTTCTTGACCTAAATCAGTGTAGGTCTAGCATGTACAGGTCTCATCCAGCCCAGTTGAACTTGGAGAAGACTTGCTCTAACATGAATAAGGCTTACCTAGCTTTTGGATGTTCCTTGTACAGGAGAAGGTAGAAACATTGTTTAACTTGAGAAAAGAACTTTTGGGCCATTCCTAGTTGGGATAAGAGTGAGAGAACATCTATTCATTGCCAAATTTGGAAAGGGGAAACTTGACCAAGCCACCTTCAAGTTTGTAGTTGGAGtatattatgaaattctacttctAGTGAATTTTGGATTTGTTTCATTGTGTTTTATATCGTTGATATGTTAGGATTTTTTTTACCACTATTTTGAATTCAAATATGTGTCCAAGAATTCTTGTACGGATATGCTATGGGTTAAAGAAGTTACTTAGCTATTCGAAATTGTATCTAGAGAGGTTTATAGATCCTTCTAGAGGAATTTTGTGGGTTATGAGAATTTTCTATATGGAAACTTTACTCATAAGTCGTTTTAGTTAATTATATGTAGGTAATTTTAAGCCCTTGAATGATAAGAGTTGGGTTGCCATCTCTCTTGTTGCCCTAATGAAAATTTATTTACTTTAGTTCTCTTTATTTGTAGTTGGTGAAAATAGCGAAGCCCTTTTTTGGAGGACATAACTTAACACAATGACTAGTTGGATTGTTTGTCTCCTAAAGCATTGGGCTTATAGCAGTTGCTATAGTCCAGTCATGTGGTGCTTGTTAGACTGCTGTGATGGTCATTATGTTCCCCAAATACCATATGCTGGAACTACATATAGACCACTGGACATGCGATTATAAATCCCTATTGCAACACTTTAGATCACCGAGAAAGTTGCAAATCACTGTTGCAGCTGGTATGATGATCGTGGATCCATGTGGTATGTTGTACTAATTGCATGCTATGGTCCTTTCTGAACTTATGTGAACATACATGTTCTAAAGATCAGTTAGATGGTCGAACATTTAGTCATTTTTGAAGGTCAAGATTCTGTAAACTAAATCAGTTTGATTGTCATTGACAAACTTAATCATAAACAAACAAATAAGTGATCCAACAATGAAATTTGAATGAGTTGTCTGATGCACTATTTAGAAATTCAGTATTTATGTAATGTTTGGACATTTTTTTGAATGGCGTTTTTGACATCTTGACGGAGGAAACATTAGTTCATGTGGTAGGTGAAGCAGGGTTTGGTGGGATTCGAACTGATTTAAGTTTGGCTGATTTATAGTGCTTAACTAAGAAGAGATGTGTTTAAGTGAAAATGGCAAGAGCAACAGAAgagtatatatatagagagagaaaggGATAAATTGCTCCTGGTTTTCTTTTCCTACAAAGAAGAAACAGGTTCTATTGGAGAAAGAGGTTACCTTGGAAGAAATTTGGACGGTAGATAATGGAGATGAATTACATGTCAAGGCCACATGGTTAAAGACAAAAGATGTCCTTATATCTATTATCGTATGTCATTATCTTCTATGTGTTACCCTTTTTGTTTGGGGTTTACGCTCTTCTATTCTTAAATGCTGAATATGATGTCATTTCTAGTACCTGAAAAGGAAGCAAATGAACTGGACCATCTTTGTCCAGAATGAGCCAGCAACTGTCCTCTCTAATTAAATGACTTGGTGAACTTTCTAAAACACTTAACGTCTTCTCTTTATCTAATTTCTAGTACTTTTGAACTAAAAAGAATTATGAACCAGATTTCTAGGATCAAGGATTGGTTCAATATCTTGTCCCACCAAGAGGCCATAATCAGGATTATTGTGCTATGTGCCTTCTTTCTATAAAGAGTTCAGCATACTCATGGGTAAAAAGACAGTTGTACCATTGTTTAATGGCCCATTAACTTACTGTTACCTAATTCAGATTTCGCTTATGACGTGATTGCACTGGTATGATCTTACAATCATGTTGTAATCTTCACTTAGTCTATGTATGTTGATGTTTGGATTATCAGCAAGTTTTGCTACTGTATGTTCTCAATTTGTGCTGTTGTTTAAGGTATAGTGGAACTATCTGATGGTTTCTGCTTAGAAGACTCCATTTAGGAAAAAGAGATTTACTAAGCTATCATAGTGATTCATGTGCTTTTAAATGATTTAAGGCTCTCATCACAAAATGTATGATGAGAAACCATCTTTACGCTCAAATACCTGGTCCCAGTATGCTGGTTGATGTCCAAATTTCTATTCTTTTGGATGGCAATTCATGGATTTGCTTTTATATTGAATATTAGAAACTGTTAAAATCATTACATATTGTATATGTCACTACAGTACCATAAGATACTAAATTATGTTCTCACTAAAATTTTAGTATTTACCTTGACTaaccatattttttatattatcccTTATCCTTTTCTTAATCTTGTGCTACTTTATATTTTTATTCAACCAAAGTTAGTTATCTTGCTCTAGTACAAGTATTTACAAGCACCTTTGAGAGCACTGGAAATGACATCTCCCCGAGAATATTTTGGTTCGACATAGTTAAGTTTTGCTAGAAACCTGAAAATCATTAGAGATGTCAGTATGACCACATTTATCTGGAAGTTTATGTTTTATATGACCATGAACCCTAGTTTTTTAGAATATTAGACTCTGAACAGACAACATGGCTTTTCTGGATCTACTGATGCAGCTTGAGAAGAATATTCGTGGAATTGCATTTTCTGGAGGCTGGTTTAAACTGATAATTGATGGACCATCGGGGTTTTCTGCACTAAGTGGTACATCTCGCTCTGGACCAAGTCAAAAGCGTGGGCCTGGTAGGCGGAGCAAGAAACAATATGCATCATCTGAATCTGCAGTTGTGTCATCAGAGGATAGTGGAAAAGACGTGCAATGGTGGCGTGGGGGGAAGTTCTCTGAGGTTATTCTTCAGAATGGGACTCTTCCAAGTTCTCTGGTCAGAAAAGCTGCTCGTCAAGGTAAAATTTACCCTATAAAGTTTCTCAGATTCTCTTTCCCCACACAATTCCCTACTGGTTCTTTAAAAAGGCTGCTGATTGCTGGTGAAACTTTTTCATCATGTTAGGTGGTTTTCGAAGGATACCTGGTATTTGCTATCCTGAAAGTGTTGATCTTCCTAGAAGAAGCCGGCAGCTTGCTTGGAGAGCTGCTGTTCAAATGTGCAAAAATGCATCTCAGCTTGCTCTTCAGGTTAGTTCAGTACCATATTATCATGCAAAAGCTGTTGTCCATTTGCAGATTCCTTTTTTGATAatcaattaatttattatttgggATTCATCAGGTCAGATACCTTGACTCCCATATTAGGTGGAGAGACCTTGTTCCTCCTGAGCAAACCTCTGTGGATGGGAAAGGTTTAGATGGTGATGCTTTGGCTTTTAGAAATGCAGTCATATGTGATAAAAGGGTTGCTGAGCATAAGATGATGTATGCTCTTACCTTTTCAAATCAGAAGCATATCCCTTTACGTGTAATGAAAAATGTTTTGGAAAAAGAAACTATCAATAACGAGTATAGTAAATTGTGGTTTTCTGAAAATCATATCCCATTATACTTGATAAAGGAATATGAAGAGAAAATTGGTGGGAAACCATTGTCTGGTTCAATGACATTAGGCTCAAATGTTCAGCCAAAGTTTCGGAAAAAGCAAGTAAAATCTCGAAGGGGAGATATTTTTTCTTATCTGCTGCACAAGGGGGACAAACCTAGCAGCACTTCTTGTGCATCATGCAAAGAAAATGTCATTTTGAGGTATTGTCGAATTAACATTTGAATTTATTCGCCGATCAATTAAAACAAATTATCTAACTGCTAACTTACTTTTTGTTGTTTTTTTCAATTGTAATTAAGGGATGCTACAACATGCAGCATTTGTCAAGGTATGGAAGTGCTCACACTGTATGCCAGCTGCACTTTCTGTTTGGTTATTAGAATTTTCAACTAACTGGGATTTGCTCCTTGTGAAATTACAGGTACATGTCATAAGGATTGTGCAATACCTTTGATTGAAAGAAAGGGAACCAATTTAGCATACAATATCACATGCAAAATATGTTACCATGCTAAAACTGCGGCTCTGAACGCAAGTCGTAAGGAGATCCTCAACAGTCAGCTTCCTTTACGAAGGCAAGATCAGCTGATGTCTGGGAACAAATTCATGCCTCAGATGACAGCTCCTTGCTCTTCAGGATCCACTGGTAAGGCTGAGGTTCAAGGAACAAGATCATCTAAGTTAGAAGGCAACAATAAACGTCGGACATGCCTTTCATATGGTCTCATATGGAAGCGGAAAAAGGGTGATGATTCGGGCAAGAATTTTAGAttagaaaatattattttgaaatgTAAGGAGGGAATAAATCCGCCGAGGAATCCTACTTGCTGCCTTTGCAATTCTCCTTACCATTCCAACCTGATGTATATCCGCTGTGAAAAGTGCCTAAGTAAGTGTACAGTTGATTCTTCAATCTACCTCTTTCTCAAACTATCTTCATTGAGCTCCCATACTTATCTTTTGTTTGCAGATTGGTACCATGCAGATGCTTTGGAACTTGAGGAAGCCCAAATCTTTGATTTAGTTGGGTTCAAATGCTGCAGGTGTCGAAGAAAAGCCTCACCAAAATGCCCATATCTTAAAACAGATGCTAAGAAGTTGGAGCCAGAACATATTGACAAGCCAAACACACTTGAAGGGTCCATGTCAGATCTTCCTTTATTAACACATTCATCTAACCCGGTGTCACATACGGCGGATGGAGATATGGTTGTGGTGAATGGTGATCCTCTGCTTCATTCTCGTGGAGTAGTTGAGCCACTTCCAGTTCAAACACTGGAGACTGGGGCTCAAAGCCAGCAAAAGTTGTCTGTCAGAAGGCCTCACTTACTACATGCaactgatttgtgttttgagagcCAGTCTCCTGAAAGAAATGATACATCACATGAAATAGATGACTATGATTTCTCTATGACGAACGATGAGATTTTTGCAAATTCTTCTGACATGGTATCATCATACGACTTGCAAGAAAGTGGTGGATGTGCAGCTGTTTCTGTTGATGATGCTGACTGTGTCTACCAGTGGCCTGATCAAATGTGTGGAAGCATCGAGGACGCAGAGTATGAACCACAGACCTACTTCTCATTCACGGAGCTGTTGGCATCTGACGATGACCAACTACATGTATCTGATAACAACATGAATGCAGTAGAGATTGGATTCTCATCAAGTTGCGGTGAGGTCAGATCTTTTGAAGCACCTGCTTTTGATGGATTAGGATCAGAAGAGGTGCATTCTGCCGGCGAGGAGTTGGTCGTTAAGGAGACTACCTTTAACGGAGTGGCATGTGACATTTGCAAGCTTGCCCATCCATCTCCAGATCTTAGTTGTGAAATATGTGGGCAGCATATCCATTCTCATTGTTCTCCTTGGGTTGAGAGTGAGCAGCCTTCTAGTGATGCGAACTGGAGATGTGGAAGATGTCGAGATTGGCGGTAGTTAAGAACTGGTTCTGTCTTGATTTCTATATCGCCAGTTCTGTGAACACGGTCAATAAATACATCAGTAAAAGATACAGGACAGGCCGCCAGAAGGGATTCTTCTGGTTGTGAGGTGCGCTCCAACAAAGGTACCAGATAAAACCAGCTTCGATTGCTTATGGAGACGCGTAGACCTTTTTTGCGGATTTGATGGAATGGCATGGATGCTACATTTCGAGGATCCTTTTTTAGTAGGTTTGGCATAAGCATCCTGTGGGAGTTTGTTTCTATTCAACTTATACTGGTAAGAATTAGTGGCTACATGATAGGTGAGCATGTCATGGTGTATATATAAGAGGTTGAAAGAAGGGCTGAGGTGGG from Musa acuminata AAA Group cultivar baxijiao chromosome BXJ1-3, Cavendish_Baxijiao_AAA, whole genome shotgun sequence encodes the following:
- the LOC135627209 gene encoding DDT domain-containing protein PTM-like isoform X3, with the translated sequence MGSEEVMGSVNGDRVDEQSVVEVRTDQRSEASEIAGLVIEAGNVDASALVGRYVSKETPGVKRPLVGKVASYVHGSGLYTVVYEDGNRENLDRLQVSKILIAEDTGVGSNMKLSCRKRKLDLLVSSGSQDTNVPPPRTRSRKNAPGASDGADTSSHGRTDSDLSDDADSSSNSCDYVQGPSSVASPEIHMLELPPSSGDIPISEESISYLFSVYSFLRSFNIQLFLSPFGIDEFVGSLKCTVQNSLLDAIHLSLMRALRHHLQVLSSEGLELASKCLRYYDWSLLDALTWPAFVVEYLYIMGYMRGLDGKEYGAMLSNGEYYSLPVTIKLKVLQILCDDVMDSAELRTELEMRENLDDDVEDGTDINFPLGDGPRNVHSRSLKNSASRSMCALQDSKEPPKQIPSSKVTESNADVSSADTDGNSDECQLCGMDGTLICCDGCPSAYHSRCIGLNKAFLPDGPWFCPECTINKLGPTSFRVGRSIKGAEALGVDVCGRLFLGTCNYLLVIGTSLNAEPFYRYYNQTDVTKVLSLMSSVAENSSSYAHICNEISKYWEVPASTLEAGQIKPVDRESGADVEAGVRSSVLNSVNQFSFPEQQESGKENCNDATDKTELASHGILLFPSDEQFSSKVISETVQKIFPDTHTRSSKQLGNGSMMTTMSFSNLPYASQRSIVPDISSCASTNEYGMCRAAAGSSYFSNKNDAVGAFGGGRHGSQYSVVQERNDKASNNRVFFNPQSYVNQYIHGDIAASAAANLAILTTEEKRFSDAHISSNSRKTVAASIALQMKAFSRATMYFLWPTYEKKLMDIPRERCGWCIACKGSITSKKGCFLNLAATNAIKGSARNINGLRPTKHEETHFPVIAAHIANMETTLHGLIVGSFLDTQYKLQWRKLVRESSSCRVLKFLLLELEKNIRGIAFSGGWFKLIIDGPSGFSALSGTSRSGPSQKRGPGRRSKKQYASSESAVVSSEDSGKDVQWWRGGKFSEVILQNGTLPSSLVRKAARQGGFRRIPGICYPESVDLPRRSRQLAWRAAVQMCKNASQLALQVRYLDSHIRWRDLVPPEQTSVDGKGLDGDALAFRNAVICDKRVAEHKMMYALTFSNQKHIPLRVMKNVLEKETINNEYSKLWFSENHIPLYLIKEYEEKIGGKPLSGSMTLGSNVQPKFRKKQVKSRRGDIFSYLLHKGDKPSSTSCASCKENVILRDATTCSICQGTCHKDCAIPLIERKGTNLAYNITCKICYHAKTAALNASRKEILNSQLPLRRQDQLMSGNKFMPQMTAPCSSGSTGKAEVQGTRSSKLEGNNKRRTCLSYGLIWKRKKGDDSGKNFRLENIILKCKEGINPPRNPTCCLCNSPYHSNLMYIRCEKCLNWYHADALELEEAQIFDLVGFKCCRCRRKASPKCPYLKTDAKKLEPEHIDKPNTLEGSMSDLPLLTHSSNPVSHTADGDMVVVNGDPLLHSRGVVEPLPVQTLETGAQSQQKLSVRRPHLLHATDLCFESQSPERNDTSHEIDDYDFSMTNDEIFANSSDMVSSYDLQESGGCAAVSVDDADCVYQWPDQMCGSIEDAEYEPQTYFSFTELLASDDDQLHVSDNNMNAVEIGFSSSCGEVRSFEAPAFDGLGSEEVHSAGEELVVKETTFNGVACDICKLAHPSPDLSCEICGQHIHSHCSPWVESEQPSSDANWRCGRCRDWR
- the LOC135627209 gene encoding DDT domain-containing protein PTM-like isoform X2, whose translation is MGSEEVMGSVNGDRVDEQSVVEVRTDQRSEASEIAGLVIEAGNVDASALVGRYVSKETPGVKRPLVGKVASYVHGSGLYTVVYEDGNRENLDRLQVSKILIAEDTGVGSNMKLSCRKRKLDLLVSSGSQDTNVPPPRTRSRKNAPGASDGADTSSHGRTDSDLSDDADSSSNSCDYVQGPSSVASPEIHMLELPPSSGDIPISEESISYLFSVYSFLRSFNIQLFLSPFGIDEFVGSLKCTVQNSLLDAIHLSLMRALRHHLQVLSSEGLELASKCLRYYDWSLLDALTWPAFVVEYLYIMGYMRGLDGKEYGAMLSNGEYYSLPVTIKLKVLQILCDDVMDSAELRTELEMRENLDDDVEDGTDINFPLGDGPRNVHSRSLKNSASRSMCALQDSKEPPKQIPSSKVTESNADVSSADTDGNSDECQLCGMDGTLICCDGCPSAYHSRCIGLNKAFLPDGPWFCPECTINKLGPTSFRVGRSIKGAEALGVDVCGRLFLGTCNYLLVIGTSLNAEPFYRYYNQTDVTKVLSLMSSVAENSSSYAHICNEISKYWEVPASTLEAGQIKPVGGNHIYTDRESGADVEAGVRSSVLNSVNQFSFPEQQESGKENCNDATDKTELASHGILLFPSDEQFSSKVISETVQKIFPDTHTRSSKQLGNGSMMTTMSFSNLPYASQRSIVPDISSCASTNEYGMCRAAAGSSYFSNKNDAVGAFGGGRHGSQYSVVQERNDKASNNRVFFNPQSYVNQYIHGDIAASAAANLAILTTEEKRFSDAHISSNSRKTVAASIALQMKAFSRATMYFLWPTYEKKLMDIPRERCGWCIACKGSITSKKGCFLNLAATNAIKGSARNINGLRPTKHEETHFPVIAAHIANMETTLHGLIVGSFLDTQYKLQWRKLVRESSSCRVLKFLLLELEKNIRGIAFSGGWFKLIIDGPSGFSALSGTSRSGPSQKRGPGRRSKKQYASSESAVVSSEDSGKDVQWWRGGKFSEVILQNGTLPSSLVRKAARQGGFRRIPGICYPESVDLPRRSRQLAWRAAVQMCKNASQLALQVRYLDSHIRWRDLVPPEQTSVDGKGLDGDALAFRNAVICDKRVAEHKMMYALTFSNQKHIPLRVMKNVLEKETINNEYSKLWFSENHIPLYLIKEYEEKIGGKPLSGSMTLGSNVQPKFRKKQVKSRRGDIFSYLLHKGDKPSSTSCASCKENVILRDATTCSICQGTCHKDCAIPLIERKGTNLAYNITCKICYHAKTAALNASRKEILNSQLPLRRQDQLMSGNKFMPQMTAPCSSGSTGKAEVQGTRSSKLEGNNKRRTCLSYGLIWKRKKGDDSGKNFRLENIILKCKEGINPPRNPTCCLCNSPYHSNLMYIRCEKCLNWYHADALELEEAQIFDLVGFKCCRCRRKASPKCPYLKTDAKKLEPEHIDKPNTLEGSMSDLPLLTHSSNPVSHTADGDMVVVNGDPLLHSRGVVEPLPVQTLETGAQSQQKLSVRRPHLLHATDLCFESQSPERNDTSHEIDDYDFSMTNDEIFANSSDMVSSYDLQESGGCAAVSVDDADCVYQWPDQMCGSIEDAEYEPQTYFSFTELLASDDDQLHVSDNNMNAVEIGFSSSCGEVRSFEAPAFDGLGSEEVHSAGEELVVKETTFNGVACDICKLAHPSPDLSCEICGQHIHSHCSPWVESEQPSSDANWRCGRCRDWR